The DNA sequence TCCTGCTCAAATACGGTATCTATCTAAAATCAGGTCACTATTTACTTGAATACTGACTTAATTATATTGTCTTGCAACACACCGGAACAAGTTCCCTTATAAATCTCAATTCCCCTCATTGATTGTGTAAAATCTCCTGTTATTATTACTAATATCGTGGAGGTCTTACACCATGAAGAGGTTTATTCTCTTTCTTGCCATAATAATATCTTTTGGCTTGTTCCCCTTGGTTACTGATGCAGCTGCTTTGCCTGAGGCAGACAGCAAGCACTATACCTTTGCCGTCATCCCGTACTACACCCCGGAAAAGATCTGGAAGCTGTTTACCCCTTTTGTCGATTATCTCAATAAGACAACTGGCCAGTCGTGGAAACTCCAGCTATATAACAACCATGAAGAGTTTGTTGAAGACATGTGCAATGGCAAGATATCGATTGCCCTGGCCGGTCCGGTGCCGCTTGGCAGGGCTTACAACAAGTGTGGCGTAAAACCGATGCTGGTCGCCCTCGGAAAGAGCGGCAAGCCATCTTATCACTCGGTTTTAATCACCAACGATCCGGAGGTCAGGAGTATTTCAGACCTGAAAGGTCGTAAGATCGGTTTGTTTAAAGGATCTACTGCGGCCCACATTCTACCGGTAAAAATGCTCAAGAGTTCCGGGGTAAGGCTTTCGGAGACCAAGCCGGTCTTCCTCGAAAGCCAGGATCGGATTGTGTCGGCGCTCATGGCAGGAGAGCTATCTGCCGGGGGAATGAAAGAGGCCCTGTACCAGCGACTCGGCAAAGCGAACCTCAGAGTGCTGGCAACCTCTGAGGAGGTCCCCAACTTCGCCTTGGCCGCCCTCCCCTCTTTACCAGCAAAGGTGCGAGAAAAAGTGGTTGCTGAATTACGGATGATCAAGCCGCTTGCAAACGCCAACCATGCAGAGCTTGTCAAAAACTGGGATGACGAGGTCAAAAACGGCTTTACCGAACCGGGCAAAGATTTTCTTCCGTCCATACTCAATCTCTACTCAGTTTTCTGGGAAGTAACCAATGAGCTTCGATAGACAAAGCCTGGGGTATCGGTTAACCGTCCCCAGCTTCATTATCATAGCTGTTGTCTTTACGGCGCTCACATTTATTATCTACAAGATTTCCCACACCATCCAGGAAGACTACTCACGCTTTTCCTTGTCTGCAGTGAACAGCGAGGTCCGCAAGACCCTGTCAGCGACTGCTTCAGAGCTAACTGCCGCTAATATTTCCGGAAACCCGGTGGTTACCGAGGCGATGCAAAAGAGCGTAAAAGAGGCGCTCTCCTTAATATGGAGCAGGCTGGGCCATGACGGGGTTATCGCCACCGCCGATGGTTCCCTCTTTTTTAGCACTCTCCCCAAAGACCGAGCTCAGGCAATAATTGCGACCGGCAAAACCGGTTATTACATAGCCAACGGAAGTGCCAACAGTTACCAATGTTATGCCGAACGGTTTCCTCTCTGGGGGTGGCGGGTGGTTTCCGTCGGTCGTGATACAAAATCTCTCATGGATCGCAGCAGCGCAGCGCTATTGCTTCCGCTGGTATCGCTCGGCATCCTGTTGATGATCAGCGGCATCTTCCTGGTGTTGAGAAAAACCCTCAGGCGACCGGTTGAAATAATGGTCTCCACGGTAAAGAGCGGCGAAAAAGTTGCTGTAACCGGACTGACCGAATTCGACATTATCGGCTCTGCAGTGAATGACGCCCTGGAAAGGCTTCATGAAAGGGAGGCCGCGCTGGAAAACGAATTGCGGGAACGCGTCCGGGCAGAGAAAGAGCTGCGGGAGCGGGATGCCCATATCCAGCGGTTGCTGAGCTGCACCGAAGAGGGGATTTACGGTATTGATCCGGATGGCAACTGCACCTTCTGCAACCTTTCCTGCCTCAAGCTGCTTGGGTACGAACACGAGTCACAACTGCTCGGCGTAAATATGCACAACCTGATCCATCACTCCTATCCTGACGGGACAGCTTATTCCAACCATGAATGCAGGGTCTACCTGGCCTTTCGCGGTGAGACCAATGTCCATGTGGACAGTGAGGTCTTCTGGCGGGCCGACGGCAGCAGCTTCCCGGTTGAATACTGGTCGCACACCGTATATGAAGATAATCGGGTTTCCGGTGCAGTGGTCACCTTTATCGATATCAGCCAGCGCAAACTGCTGGAAGACCAGCTGATCCAGGCGCAGAAGATGGAATCGATCGGGCGCCTTGCCGGTGGCATTGCCCATGACTTCAACAACCTGCTGACACCGATCAAGGGATATGCGGAGTTCCTGCTTCAGGATCTGGCTGAAGACAATGCTGCGGCCACCAAGGTAGAACGGGTACTGAAAGCGGCAAACCGGGCGCAGACCTTGGTACAGCAGCTCCTGAGCTTCAGCCGCAAGCAGATTCTGGAAATGAAGGTCATCGACCTCAACCAGACCATTAAAAGCTTTCATG is a window from the Geoanaerobacter pelophilus genome containing:
- a CDS encoding PhnD/SsuA/transferrin family substrate-binding protein; amino-acid sequence: MKRFILFLAIIISFGLFPLVTDAAALPEADSKHYTFAVIPYYTPEKIWKLFTPFVDYLNKTTGQSWKLQLYNNHEEFVEDMCNGKISIALAGPVPLGRAYNKCGVKPMLVALGKSGKPSYHSVLITNDPEVRSISDLKGRKIGLFKGSTAAHILPVKMLKSSGVRLSETKPVFLESQDRIVSALMAGELSAGGMKEALYQRLGKANLRVLATSEEVPNFALAALPSLPAKVREKVVAELRMIKPLANANHAELVKNWDDEVKNGFTEPGKDFLPSILNLYSVFWEVTNELR
- a CDS encoding ATP-binding protein, whose product is MSFDRQSLGYRLTVPSFIIIAVVFTALTFIIYKISHTIQEDYSRFSLSAVNSEVRKTLSATASELTAANISGNPVVTEAMQKSVKEALSLIWSRLGHDGVIATADGSLFFSTLPKDRAQAIIATGKTGYYIANGSANSYQCYAERFPLWGWRVVSVGRDTKSLMDRSSAALLLPLVSLGILLMISGIFLVLRKTLRRPVEIMVSTVKSGEKVAVTGLTEFDIIGSAVNDALERLHEREAALENELRERVRAEKELRERDAHIQRLLSCTEEGIYGIDPDGNCTFCNLSCLKLLGYEHESQLLGVNMHNLIHHSYPDGTAYSNHECRVYLAFRGETNVHVDSEVFWRADGSSFPVEYWSHTVYEDNRVSGAVVTFIDISQRKLLEDQLIQAQKMESIGRLAGGIAHDFNNLLTPIKGYAEFLLQDLAEDNAAATKVERVLKAANRAQTLVQQLLSFSRKQILEMKVIDLNQTIKSFHDIMRRTIRENITIRLFLSDQGYGIRADKNQIEQVLMNLVVNAQDAIGERGEITIETAYVLLDDEYASNHTEVTPGRFLMLAVSDNGCGMDKETRQRIFEPFFTTKGIGKGTGLGLATVYGIVRQHGGNIWVYSEPGKGTTFKVYFPIVDDQLAYEQPALPEEVPLPVDRLNILVVEDNEMVRTMVDELLTRRGYEVLSTEFPQEALQMVNGKPLDLLIADVVMPVMTGPELHAKLLNNYPGLKVLYMSGYTSNVIVHQGVLDEGIHYIQKPFAVTEFAKKVEALLKT